A DNA window from Thermodesulfatator atlanticus DSM 21156 contains the following coding sequences:
- a CDS encoding nitrite/sulfite reductase domain-containing protein codes for MLKDGEKGAVLQRDKETYAIVPHVPLGVVTPEFLQKIAEIAVKYNVKAMKLTSADRIALVGLKEEDIDKVWEELGVDPGAAVGACVRSIKVCPGTTFCRLGQQDSLGLGAELDKRYHGYQLPAKFKIGVSGCVNDCAETCIKDLGFIGKPKGWTVMVGGCGGARPMLYRKLVDNVSTEEALAIADKIIKFYEENAKKGDRLGRLIERVGFEEFQKIILG; via the coding sequence ATGCTTAAAGACGGAGAAAAGGGAGCAGTGCTCCAAAGAGACAAAGAAACCTATGCTATCGTACCTCATGTGCCTTTAGGGGTTGTTACCCCCGAATTTCTACAAAAAATTGCCGAAATCGCAGTCAAATACAATGTAAAGGCCATGAAACTTACCAGTGCGGATCGCATAGCCTTAGTTGGCCTCAAGGAAGAAGACATCGATAAAGTCTGGGAAGAACTGGGAGTAGATCCTGGAGCTGCGGTGGGAGCCTGTGTACGCAGTATCAAAGTATGCCCTGGGACAACCTTTTGCAGGCTCGGGCAGCAAGATTCACTGGGCCTTGGCGCAGAACTCGATAAGCGCTATCACGGCTATCAACTTCCGGCTAAGTTTAAAATCGGCGTCTCTGGATGCGTAAATGACTGTGCGGAAACCTGTATCAAAGACCTTGGATTTATTGGGAAACCTAAAGGTTGGACTGTAATGGTTGGTGGATGTGGCGGAGCAAGGCCTATGCTTTATCGCAAATTGGTTGACAACGTCTCAACCGAAGAAGCCCTAGCCATTGCAGATAAAATCATCAAGTTCTATGAAGAAAATGCCAAAAAAGGCGACCGTTTAGGACGCCTTATCGAACGTGTAGGCTTTGAAGAATTTCAAAAAATCATCCTTGGGTAA
- a CDS encoding RrF2 family transcriptional regulator translates to MASHILRISDALALGLHAMAYLAKEPGKPKRVKEIAEILEASEAHLSKVLQALARAGLLKATRGPRGGYVLNKAPEDITLLEIYEIISGPLEDQRCLFRKPLCDGKSCLLGNLLQDVNRLVREKFSQTTLIEAQKLVFDKKEDKNA, encoded by the coding sequence ATGGCTAGCCATATTCTCAGGATTTCAGATGCTTTAGCGCTGGGTTTGCATGCCATGGCATACCTTGCCAAGGAACCCGGGAAACCCAAACGAGTAAAAGAAATAGCTGAAATCCTTGAAGCTTCTGAGGCCCATCTTTCAAAAGTCTTGCAAGCGCTTGCCAGGGCTGGGCTACTAAAAGCTACCCGAGGCCCTCGGGGAGGATACGTACTAAATAAAGCTCCTGAGGATATAACCTTGCTTGAAATTTACGAAATAATTAGTGGTCCCCTTGAAGACCAGCGTTGTCTTTTTCGCAAGCCCCTTTGCGATGGAAAAAGCTGCCTTTTAGGCAACCTTCTTCAAGATGTAAATCGTTTGGTACGCGAAAAATTTTCGCAAACCACTTTGATAGAAGCCCAAAAATTAGTTTTTGACAAAAAGGAGGATAAAAATGCTTAA
- the fusA gene encoding elongation factor G, whose protein sequence is MNRKFGIKQIRNIGIIAHIDAGKTTLTERILYYTGKIHKIGEVHEGQATMDYLPEEQERGITITAACTTCYWRDAEIHIIDTPGHVDFTIEVERSLRVLDGAIGVFCAVGGVEPQSETVWHQAERFKIPKMAFINKMDRIGANFWGTIEQMREKLGANPIILTLPYGAEDSFKGVIDVLQEKLILWDEASRGEKYSFHPVPDEMKEEVSKVRQELIETVVEFDEALMEKYLADEPLTTEEIKGLVRTATLSLKVVPVYCGSALKNKGVQPLLDGIVDFLPSPLDVPPIKGINPQTGKEELRYPDEKEPLAALAFKVQLFEGRKMVYLRIYSGVLEVGKTVLNVTQNKKEKVARLFLMHAAKRTRLERARVGDIVAAMGLKHTITGDTLSDPEHPILLESIGAYEPVISIAVEPKTRAEEEKVAEALAKIAQEDPTFRIKIDEDTGQRIISGMGELHIEVILERLRREFGLDLLVGKPQVVYRETITKEAEVEETFDETVGETRLCARGKILVRPRKRGSGNIVGVLCPPEKISEEQKKLLIETIEGQLKASGPLGYPVTDVEVMVLDLDFPAGGFQEMAARAALVKALNKALKEASPKLLEPIMEVEVTVPSEFLGEVISDLNQRQGHVFAIEAREPVQVVRAYVPLAEMFGYSTDLRSATQGRASFTMHFARFDERENLKP, encoded by the coding sequence ATGAATCGTAAGTTTGGCATAAAACAAATAAGAAATATTGGCATAATCGCCCATATTGACGCTGGAAAAACCACCCTTACCGAACGCATCCTCTATTACACCGGAAAGATTCATAAAATTGGCGAGGTCCATGAAGGCCAAGCCACCATGGATTATCTTCCCGAAGAACAGGAGCGCGGCATTACCATCACCGCAGCGTGTACTACCTGTTACTGGCGGGATGCCGAGATACATATCATAGACACCCCAGGCCACGTGGACTTTACCATTGAAGTTGAAAGAAGTCTGCGTGTGCTTGACGGGGCGATAGGGGTTTTTTGTGCGGTAGGGGGCGTTGAGCCTCAATCTGAAACAGTGTGGCACCAGGCCGAGCGTTTTAAAATCCCTAAAATGGCATTTATCAACAAAATGGACCGGATAGGTGCCAATTTTTGGGGAACGATTGAGCAAATGCGCGAGAAACTCGGTGCTAACCCTATCATTTTAACCCTGCCTTATGGCGCCGAAGATAGCTTTAAAGGTGTGATTGACGTTTTGCAGGAAAAATTAATCCTCTGGGATGAAGCCAGTCGTGGCGAAAAGTATTCATTTCATCCTGTCCCGGATGAAATGAAAGAGGAGGTCTCAAAAGTTCGCCAAGAACTTATCGAAACTGTTGTCGAATTCGATGAAGCCCTTATGGAAAAATATCTCGCCGATGAGCCGCTTACCACTGAAGAAATAAAAGGCCTTGTTCGTACGGCCACTTTGTCCCTTAAAGTTGTGCCTGTTTATTGTGGCTCAGCCTTAAAAAACAAAGGAGTCCAACCTTTGCTTGACGGGATTGTAGATTTTTTGCCCTCACCCCTTGATGTTCCGCCTATAAAAGGCATAAATCCGCAAACAGGCAAGGAAGAGCTCCGCTATCCCGATGAAAAAGAACCTCTTGCTGCCCTTGCTTTTAAGGTTCAGCTTTTTGAAGGGCGCAAGATGGTCTATTTGCGCATTTATTCAGGGGTCCTTGAAGTAGGAAAGACTGTACTTAACGTCACCCAAAACAAAAAAGAAAAAGTTGCGCGCCTTTTCCTTATGCATGCTGCCAAACGCACGCGTTTAGAAAGAGCTCGTGTGGGAGATATTGTAGCGGCCATGGGACTTAAGCATACCATAACCGGAGACACTTTAAGCGATCCTGAACATCCTATTTTGCTTGAATCTATCGGTGCTTATGAGCCTGTTATTTCCATTGCGGTTGAGCCTAAGACCCGTGCAGAAGAAGAAAAAGTTGCCGAAGCCCTGGCCAAAATTGCCCAGGAGGATCCCACCTTTCGCATAAAAATAGACGAAGATACCGGACAGAGAATCATCTCAGGTATGGGAGAACTACATATAGAGGTCATCCTTGAACGCCTGCGCCGCGAATTTGGTCTTGATCTTCTTGTTGGAAAACCTCAGGTTGTCTATCGCGAAACCATAACCAAAGAAGCAGAAGTAGAAGAAACTTTCGATGAAACTGTTGGAGAAACAAGACTTTGTGCTCGGGGAAAAATTCTGGTAAGGCCGCGAAAGCGAGGCTCAGGCAATATCGTAGGTGTTCTCTGTCCGCCTGAAAAGATTTCAGAAGAGCAAAAGAAGCTTCTCATTGAAACCATAGAAGGACAGCTTAAGGCAAGTGGCCCGCTGGGTTATCCGGTCACTGATGTTGAGGTAATGGTTCTTGACCTTGATTTTCCTGCAGGCGGTTTTCAAGAAATGGCTGCGCGAGCAGCACTTGTCAAAGCGCTTAACAAGGCCTTAAAAGAGGCTTCGCCCAAGCTCCTTGAACCCATCATGGAGGTAGAGGTCACGGTGCCTTCAGAATTCTTAGGCGAAGTGATCAGCGACCTTAACCAGCGCCAGGGACATGTGTTTGCCATAGAGGCCAGAGAACCTGTTCAGGTGGTAAGGGCCTACGTGCCTCTTGCAGAGATGTTCGGTTATTCCACGGATCTTCGTTCTGCCACCCAGGGAAGGGCTAGTTTTACCATGCATTTTGCTCGTTTTGACGAGCGCGAGAACCTGAAGCCGTAA